The following coding sequences lie in one Serinus canaria isolate serCan28SL12 chromosome 12, serCan2020, whole genome shotgun sequence genomic window:
- the CHCHD4 gene encoding mitochondrial intermembrane space import and assembly protein 40 encodes MSYCRQEGKDRIIFATKEDHETPSSAELVADDPDDPYEEQGLILPNGDINWNCPCLGGMASGPCGEQFKSAFSCFHYSSEEIKGSDCVDQFRAMQECMQKYPDLYPQEDENDGKSSKDLEAASMEASAAKEEEESS; translated from the exons ATGTCCTACTGCAGGCAGGAAG GAAAAGACAGAATCATATTTGCAACCAAGGAGGACCATGAGACACcgagcagtgctgagctggttGCAGATGACCCGGATGACCCTTATGAAGAGCAAG GATTGATATTGCCCAATGGAGATATCAATTGGAATTGCCCATGTCTGGGTGGAATGGCTAGTGGTCCCTGTGGGGAGCAGTTCAAGTCAGCCTTTTCTTGTTTCCACTATAgctcagaagaaataaagggaTCAGACTGTGTGGACCAATTCCGTGCCATGCAGGAATGCATGCAAAAATACCCAGATCTTTACCCTCAAGAGGATGAAAATGATGGCAAGTCCAGCAAAGATTTGGAAGCTGCCTCTATGGAGGCCTCTGCTGccaaagaggaggaggaatccAGCTAA